The Halomonas sp. 7T genome contains a region encoding:
- a CDS encoding TonB-dependent receptor domain-containing protein: protein MNHRFHTTAKRAAFSMAALPLAISFSAQAQYAEATTELAALDPVVVTAALAPRTANESLSSVSVLDEATFRRQDPTSLTDLLRGQPGVDVTSNGSFGKSSSVYLRGAPGDATVLMIDGIRLRSATAGGAAFQYLDPRMFDRAEIVRGPRGSLYGADAVGGVIQLFTPDGDEQGSQPNISVGGGSFNTQRVSAGISGREGGTRYSFAGSHFNTDGQPIRRGGEDKGYDNTSALARVAHTFESGTEIGVLALRARGHNEYDGGENDFVQQVAGIYAELPVTDTWRSRLTLSEARDELDTVDNFGGSVIDTRTQTARWQNNIQFGAHEVIAGAEISEDRVSSTNEFEVTSRDNTAVFTQALLDFSPFAVQASLRYDDNEAYGDEVTGSLALGYDLDNYHTLRASIGTAFKAPSFNDLYWPNSGNPDLNPETSETVEVGVRGQYSQWFWDVAVFQNDYDDLIAWAPTPSGLWAPQNVNNARIRGAELSSGVEVNDWVLQAAFTYLDPEDQETGNRLARRASQSLRLDADRELGDWSLGGSLVAQGHRYDNASNTQRLGGYGLVNLRAGWQFAPLWTARVTVENAFDKEYETTRDYINAGRAGFLSVHFGQ, encoded by the coding sequence ATGAACCACCGTTTTCACACCACCGCCAAACGGGCGGCATTTAGTATGGCTGCCCTACCGTTAGCCATCTCTTTTTCAGCCCAGGCCCAGTACGCCGAAGCGACGACGGAATTAGCCGCGCTTGATCCGGTTGTTGTCACCGCTGCGTTAGCACCCCGCACCGCCAACGAAAGCCTCTCTTCCGTAAGTGTGCTTGATGAAGCGACGTTTCGCCGCCAAGACCCCACCAGCCTGACCGATCTTCTGCGCGGCCAGCCGGGCGTTGATGTCACTAGCAACGGCAGTTTTGGTAAAAGCAGCAGCGTTTATCTGCGGGGTGCGCCCGGCGATGCCACCGTGCTAATGATTGATGGCATCCGCCTGCGCTCCGCCACGGCGGGAGGGGCTGCTTTTCAATATCTAGACCCCCGCATGTTTGACCGCGCGGAAATCGTGCGTGGCCCGCGGGGTAGCCTTTACGGCGCGGATGCCGTTGGCGGCGTGATACAGCTCTTTACCCCTGATGGTGACGAACAGGGCTCGCAACCCAATATTTCAGTAGGCGGTGGTTCATTCAATACCCAGCGGGTAAGCGCGGGTATCTCTGGACGCGAAGGCGGCACCCGCTACAGCTTTGCCGGTAGCCATTTCAACACCGACGGCCAGCCCATTCGCCGCGGTGGCGAAGATAAAGGCTACGACAACACCTCGGCGCTGGCCCGGGTTGCACATACCTTTGAGAGTGGCACGGAAATCGGCGTGCTGGCGCTGCGCGCTCGCGGTCACAACGAATATGACGGCGGTGAGAATGACTTCGTCCAGCAGGTGGCGGGTATTTATGCCGAGTTGCCGGTCACCGATACCTGGCGCAGCCGCCTAACCCTTAGCGAAGCCCGCGATGAGCTGGATACGGTGGATAACTTCGGTGGGTCGGTGATTGATACCCGCACCCAAACCGCCCGTTGGCAGAACAATATCCAGTTTGGCGCCCATGAGGTAATTGCTGGCGCTGAAATCAGCGAAGACCGCGTTTCAAGCACCAACGAGTTTGAGGTCACCAGCCGCGATAACACCGCGGTATTTACCCAAGCGCTGCTCGACTTTTCGCCGTTCGCTGTTCAAGCAAGCCTGCGTTACGACGACAACGAAGCCTACGGTGATGAAGTGACCGGCAGCTTGGCGCTGGGCTACGATCTGGATAACTACCACACGCTGCGCGCCAGTATAGGTACGGCGTTTAAAGCCCCGAGCTTTAATGATCTCTATTGGCCGAATTCTGGTAACCCTGATCTTAACCCGGAAACCTCTGAAACCGTGGAAGTGGGCGTTCGCGGCCAATACAGCCAGTGGTTTTGGGACGTGGCCGTCTTCCAAAACGACTATGACGACCTGATTGCCTGGGCACCCACGCCAAGTGGTTTATGGGCGCCGCAAAACGTTAATAATGCGCGTATTCGCGGTGCTGAGCTTTCAAGCGGCGTAGAAGTCAACGACTGGGTACTGCAAGCCGCCTTTACCTACCTGGACCCAGAAGACCAGGAGACGGGCAACCGCTTAGCCCGCCGTGCCAGCCAAAGTTTACGACTGGATGCCGACCGTGAGCTTGGCGATTGGTCACTAGGGGGCTCCTTAGTAGCACAAGGTCACCGCTATGATAATGCCTCTAATACGCAGCGATTGGGTGGCTATGGGTTGGTTAATCTACGTGCGGGATGGCAGTTTGCACCGCTCTGGACGGCCCGTGTAACGGTAGAAAATGCCTTTGATAAAGAGTATGAAACAACGCGTGATTACATTAACGCAGGCCGAGCAGGGTTCCTAAGTGTTCACTTTGGCCAGTAG
- a CDS encoding FecCD family ABC transporter permease, translated as MAARLWQPLSLLVVIAMAAMLFALAVGSAQLSVGQLWAVVQGQGDALARTMVIDLRLPRALSAFAVGGLLAVAGALMQVLLRNPLADPYVLGLSGGASIGALAAMLAGVGGVLISGSAFAGALFSTFLVFGLAHGSGGWTPSRLLLTGVVVAAGWGAVITLMLALSPAERLPGMLYWLMGDLSYARTPWPPLLLLFVICIVLIPLGRSLNVLARGPQQAAALGVDVRPLEWGIYIVASLLTAAAVTTAGSIGFVGLVVPHLLRLLLGNDQRLILPACSLAGGTLLVLADTLARTMIAPEQLPVGVITALLGVPTFLFLLYRSR; from the coding sequence ATGGCTGCGCGCCTGTGGCAACCCCTTAGCCTGCTGGTGGTGATCGCCATGGCCGCTATGCTGTTCGCCTTAGCGGTGGGCAGTGCGCAGCTTTCCGTTGGTCAACTTTGGGCGGTGGTACAAGGGCAGGGCGATGCGCTGGCGCGCACCATGGTAATTGATTTACGCCTTCCCCGGGCGCTTTCCGCCTTTGCGGTGGGCGGCCTGCTGGCCGTGGCGGGGGCGTTGATGCAGGTATTGCTACGCAACCCGCTGGCGGACCCTTACGTGCTCGGGCTTTCTGGTGGGGCATCCATTGGTGCGCTGGCGGCCATGCTGGCTGGCGTGGGCGGTGTACTGATTTCAGGCTCGGCGTTTGCCGGCGCGCTGTTCTCCACGTTTTTAGTGTTTGGTTTAGCCCACGGCAGCGGCGGCTGGACGCCCTCGCGGCTGTTACTCACCGGCGTAGTGGTGGCAGCAGGTTGGGGCGCGGTGATTACCCTGATGCTCGCGCTAAGCCCCGCCGAGCGGCTGCCGGGCATGCTGTATTGGCTAATGGGCGATCTCTCCTACGCCCGCACCCCGTGGCCGCCGTTGCTACTTTTATTCGTGATTTGCATTGTGCTTATACCGCTTGGGCGAAGCTTGAACGTGTTAGCCCGTGGCCCTCAACAGGCGGCCGCGTTGGGAGTGGATGTGCGCCCGCTAGAGTGGGGTATCTATATCGTTGCCAGCCTGCTCACAGCGGCAGCGGTCACCACCGCCGGTAGCATTGGCTTTGTTGGGCTGGTGGTGCCGCATTTGCTGCGCCTATTGCTAGGCAACGACCAGCGCTTAATTTTACCGGCCTGCTCCCTGGCAGGCGGCACCTTGCTAGTGCTGGCGGATACCCTGGCACGCACGATGATTGCCCCAGAGCAGCTTCCGGTTGGGGTGATTACCGCGCTATTAGGCGTGCCCACTTTCTTGTTTTTGCTCTACCGGAGCCGCTGA
- a CDS encoding ABC transporter ATP-binding protein, which translates to MSVLSTSDLIIDVPERESGTALNITLEPGQVWGVLGPNGAGKTTLLHTLAGLNTPRSGQVLLNNKPLSQLRRRQVAQSLGLVFQERLDGFPATVLETALIGRHPYLSLWQMEGADDYAQAEAALERLDVAHLRDRLVSTLSGGERQRVAMATVLTQAPKIWLADEPTNHLDLHHQSAVMALMAELAAQGSAVMMCLHDLNLAARWCDHILLLYPNGEACWGRRDSMLVPSALERLYQQRLATVQVEGAPVFVPIQ; encoded by the coding sequence ATGAGTGTACTTTCTACCAGCGACCTCATCATTGACGTGCCCGAACGCGAAAGTGGCACGGCGCTGAATATTACCCTTGAGCCGGGGCAGGTGTGGGGCGTGTTAGGCCCTAACGGCGCGGGTAAAACCACGCTGCTGCATACGCTCGCTGGGTTAAACACCCCCCGTTCCGGGCAGGTGCTGCTTAATAACAAACCGCTTAGCCAGCTTCGCAGGCGGCAGGTGGCGCAAAGCCTAGGGCTGGTGTTTCAAGAACGTTTGGATGGCTTTCCTGCCACGGTGCTGGAAACCGCGCTGATTGGTCGTCACCCGTATCTTTCCCTGTGGCAGATGGAGGGTGCCGACGACTACGCACAGGCTGAAGCGGCGCTGGAAAGGTTAGATGTAGCGCACCTCCGCGACCGTTTGGTGAGCACGCTTTCCGGCGGCGAGCGCCAGCGGGTGGCGATGGCCACGGTACTCACCCAAGCGCCGAAGATTTGGCTGGCAGACGAACCCACTAACCATCTCGATTTACACCACCAAAGCGCGGTGATGGCGCTAATGGCCGAGCTGGCCGCCCAAGGCAGCGCGGTAATGATGTGCCTGCACGACCTAAATTTAGCCGCCCGCTGGTGCGACCACATTCTGCTGCTGTATCCCAACGGTGAAGCCTGCTGGGGGCGGCGAGACTCCATGCTGGTGCCCAGCGCACTGGAAAGGCTCTACCAGCAGCGCTTGGCGACTGTCCAGGTTGAAGGTGCGCCGGTGTTTGTACCCATTCAGTAA
- a CDS encoding histidine phosphatase family protein has product MVTDLSVELVAVRHGITAWNLERRYQGQQDIPLLFPDAEAGLLALRELLADERFDAIYSSDLQRCQQTLAWSRAATPGTAVSLEPRLRELDFGDYEGKVYDELKALPHYRAWIDSVGELQIPGGESSGQLRARLDAWLDDLAANAHAGNHQKILAVTHGGVIRELRRRFETIGFWDGIVHQAQGRRWQLIYQHNAQGKGEWQCSSSSAVPAQESATP; this is encoded by the coding sequence TTGGTTACTGATCTTAGTGTGGAGCTGGTGGCAGTTCGCCACGGTATCACCGCCTGGAATTTAGAGCGCCGCTATCAAGGCCAGCAAGATATTCCGCTGCTGTTTCCTGACGCTGAAGCAGGGCTGCTGGCACTGCGCGAGTTGCTGGCCGATGAGCGTTTTGATGCGATCTATTCAAGCGATTTACAGCGTTGCCAACAAACTCTTGCGTGGTCCCGGGCGGCAACGCCGGGCACGGCAGTGAGCTTGGAGCCGCGCCTGCGCGAGCTGGATTTTGGCGACTACGAAGGTAAAGTGTACGACGAATTAAAAGCGCTTCCGCACTACCGCGCCTGGATTGATAGCGTCGGCGAGCTGCAAATTCCTGGCGGTGAGTCCTCTGGCCAGCTACGTGCGCGCCTGGATGCTTGGCTCGACGACCTTGCCGCCAATGCCCACGCGGGTAATCACCAAAAAATTCTCGCTGTTACCCACGGCGGGGTGATTCGTGAGCTGCGCCGGCGTTTTGAAACCATTGGTTTTTGGGATGGCATTGTCCATCAAGCTCAAGGTCGGCGCTGGCAGCTTATTTATCAGCACAACGCACAGGGAAAAGGGGAATGGCAATGCAGCTCTTCATCGGCGGTGCCTGCGCAGGAAAGCGCGACACCGTAA
- a CDS encoding bifunctional adenosylcobinamide kinase/adenosylcobinamide-phosphate guanylyltransferase, whose protein sequence is MQLFIGGACAGKRDTVTARFPAARWWPLNDVHPLSDCHQALEAERPLVINGVLEWLASALDATEHDALRSQWQRELATLGQRADELNAPLLVITTEVGRGIVPMQPKQRRLRDANGWFNQDAAAQAEQVWYVRHGLVQLLKG, encoded by the coding sequence ATGCAGCTCTTCATCGGCGGTGCCTGCGCAGGAAAGCGCGACACCGTAACCGCTCGCTTTCCTGCAGCGCGCTGGTGGCCGCTTAATGATGTTCACCCCTTGAGCGATTGCCATCAAGCGCTGGAGGCTGAACGGCCACTGGTTATCAACGGCGTGCTTGAGTGGCTAGCCTCTGCTCTCGATGCCACTGAACACGATGCCTTACGTTCGCAGTGGCAGCGCGAGTTAGCCACGCTAGGCCAGCGTGCCGACGAGTTAAACGCGCCGCTACTTGTCATTACCACGGAAGTAGGGCGGGGTATTGTGCCTATGCAGCCCAAACAGCGCCGCCTGCGCGATGCCAATGGTTGGTTTAACCAAGATGCAGCGGCCCAAGCCGAGCAGGTGTGGTATGTGAGGCACGGCCTAGTTCAGCTGCTGAAGGGCTAG
- a CDS encoding YtoQ family protein — protein MSFYVYLSGEIHTDWREEIQRGADAAGLDIVFTAPVTDHDASDAAGDHLGKPENGFWRDHQSSKVNAIRTRTMIEQADLVVVRFGDKYKQWNAAFDAGYCAALAKPYITLHSEEIVHPLKEVDAQAQAWCTTTDQVVETLRYVLKA, from the coding sequence ATGAGCTTTTACGTATACCTTTCCGGCGAGATTCACACCGACTGGCGTGAAGAGATCCAGCGTGGCGCAGACGCCGCTGGGCTGGATATCGTATTTACCGCCCCGGTCACTGACCACGACGCTTCTGATGCCGCAGGCGACCACCTGGGCAAACCCGAGAACGGCTTCTGGCGCGACCACCAATCCTCCAAAGTAAATGCCATCCGCACCCGCACCATGATCGAACAAGCGGATTTAGTAGTGGTGCGTTTTGGCGACAAGTACAAACAGTGGAACGCCGCGTTTGATGCAGGCTACTGCGCGGCACTGGCCAAGCCCTACATCACGCTGCACAGCGAAGAGATTGTTCACCCGCTGAAAGAAGTCGACGCTCAAGCGCAAGCCTGGTGCACCACCACCGATCAAGTCGTGGAAACCCTGCGCTACGTGCTGAAAGCGTAG
- a CDS encoding cobyrinate a,c-diamide synthase: MLQGEAHAALISAPGSGQGKSMVTAALARLHRNAGRTVRVFKHGPDYLDPMVQEIASGQPVYQLHPWMTGEHECRWRLAKAAQEADVILVEGSMGLFDGSPSSADLAILAGIPALPVIDAWGMAQTFGAVAQGLANYHPNLTIHEVIANRIGSPGHGKLLDESMPEGIALLGAIPRHDAMKIPDRHLGLVQASELSGLDAQLDAAAKVLEEAGLGRLPKRVTLSADAPTPAPQYLSGVRIAIAKDDAFAFIYRANLDVLAEMGATLRFFSPLNDAALPECDALWLPGGYPELHAARFSANQPMRDAISAHHRAGKPILAECGGLMSCVEQLVDGEGSAHAMLGLLPGTAKMAGKLTALGLQSLHTQSGELRGHTYHHSLLETPMQPLARTRKLAGSEAEPIYREGALVASYFHGYFPSAPKLVADIFTGQAPKMVAQ, encoded by the coding sequence ATGTTGCAAGGTGAAGCGCACGCGGCGTTAATCAGCGCCCCCGGCTCCGGCCAGGGAAAATCCATGGTAACGGCCGCTTTAGCAAGGCTACACCGTAATGCGGGCCGCACTGTGCGGGTGTTCAAACACGGCCCCGACTACCTAGACCCCATGGTGCAAGAAATCGCCTCCGGCCAGCCAGTTTATCAATTGCACCCCTGGATGACCGGCGAGCACGAGTGCCGCTGGCGCCTAGCCAAAGCCGCCCAAGAAGCCGACGTGATTTTGGTAGAAGGCTCCATGGGGCTGTTCGACGGCTCGCCCTCAAGCGCTGATTTAGCCATTCTGGCAGGCATTCCCGCGCTGCCAGTCATTGATGCTTGGGGCATGGCGCAAACCTTCGGCGCGGTGGCCCAAGGCCTTGCCAACTACCACCCGAACCTCACTATCCACGAAGTGATTGCCAATCGAATCGGCAGCCCTGGCCACGGCAAACTGCTGGATGAGAGCATGCCGGAAGGCATAGCGCTGCTGGGCGCGATTCCTCGCCACGATGCCATGAAAATCCCCGACCGACACTTAGGCTTGGTGCAAGCCAGCGAACTCAGCGGCCTGGATGCCCAGTTAGATGCCGCCGCCAAGGTGCTGGAAGAAGCTGGGCTAGGCCGTTTACCTAAACGGGTAACGCTGAGCGCCGACGCCCCCACGCCCGCACCGCAGTACCTAAGCGGCGTGCGCATCGCCATCGCCAAAGACGACGCCTTCGCGTTCATCTACCGCGCAAATCTCGATGTATTAGCAGAGATGGGCGCGACGCTGCGCTTCTTCTCACCGCTTAACGACGCAGCACTGCCAGAATGCGATGCCCTATGGCTGCCCGGCGGCTACCCGGAACTTCACGCTGCCCGCTTCAGCGCCAACCAGCCCATGCGCGACGCGATAAGCGCCCACCACCGCGCAGGCAAGCCAATACTCGCCGAGTGCGGCGGGCTAATGAGCTGTGTAGAGCAGTTGGTGGATGGCGAAGGCAGCGCCCACGCCATGCTAGGGCTGCTGCCCGGCACCGCCAAAATGGCCGGTAAGCTCACCGCGCTGGGGCTACAAAGCCTGCACACCCAAAGTGGCGAACTGCGCGGCCACACCTACCATCACTCGCTCCTGGAAACCCCCATGCAGCCGCTGGCGCGCACCCGCAAACTGGCCGGTAGCGAAGCCGAACCTATCTACCGTGAGGGCGCGCTGGTAGCCAGCTACTTCCATGGCTACTTCCCTTCGGCGCCTAAGCTGGTAGCGGATATTTTTACCGGGCAGGCGCCAAAAATGGTGGCCCAGTAA
- the cobO gene encoding cob(I)yrinic acid a,c-diamide adenosyltransferase, with protein sequence MRDNAKTPERHAQRMAAKQKIMNERIARADKEQGILLVLTGPGKGKSSSGFGMLARALGHGMKVGVVQFIKGAFSTGEEAFFRNLPNVDYHVMGEGYTWDTQDRERDVAAANAAWEQAKRMLQDDSYHMVLLDELNIALRYEYLDLDQVLDDLQARPEMQHAIVTGRYAPQQLIDLADTVTEMKVVKHAFKDQGIKAQKGIEL encoded by the coding sequence ATGCGCGACAATGCCAAAACCCCGGAACGCCATGCCCAGCGCATGGCGGCCAAGCAAAAAATCATGAACGAGCGCATTGCCCGCGCCGATAAAGAGCAGGGCATCTTGCTGGTGCTCACCGGCCCCGGCAAAGGCAAAAGCAGCTCCGGTTTTGGCATGCTCGCCCGCGCCCTAGGCCACGGCATGAAGGTTGGCGTGGTGCAGTTTATTAAGGGCGCGTTCAGCACTGGCGAAGAAGCCTTCTTCCGCAACCTACCCAACGTGGACTACCACGTAATGGGCGAAGGCTACACCTGGGACACCCAAGACCGCGAACGCGACGTCGCCGCCGCCAACGCCGCCTGGGAACAAGCCAAGCGCATGCTCCAAGACGACAGCTACCACATGGTACTGCTCGACGAACTCAACATCGCCCTGCGCTACGAGTATCTCGACCTCGACCAAGTGCTCGACGACCTACAAGCTCGCCCCGAGATGCAGCACGCCATCGTCACCGGCCGCTACGCCCCCCAACAACTCATCGACCTCGCCGACACCGTCACTGAGATGAAAGTGGTCAAACACGCTTTTAAAGATCAAGGTATTAAGGCTCAGAAGGGGATTGAGCTTTAA
- a CDS encoding cobalamin-binding protein produces MRGALGLAFSLMTIQAQGHDHSRCVVDDRDREICLHNAARRIATLSPGATELTYAAGAGDQVVAVVSYSDYPPEAQDVASVGSHTRIDLEALVGLAPDLVIGWVTGNPAEQMETLEALGMPVFYIEPRTVENVADTIERLARLAGTEAAGQVVADDFRAGMAELTARYAGREPVRTFYQVWDEPLMSVNDEHLIGQVVQLCGGDNVFGDQRRLVPRLDDEAVLAANPEAIIAGGMGEENRHWLTHWEQYSNLTAVAEDSLYFVPPSLIQRPTPRLLEGAQILCDKLEQSRQKRRAS; encoded by the coding sequence ATGCGCGGGGCCTTGGGCCTCGCGTTTTCGCTCATGACCATACAGGCGCAGGGCCACGACCATTCACGCTGCGTGGTGGATGATCGTGACCGTGAAATATGCCTGCACAACGCAGCACGGCGTATTGCCACGCTTTCCCCAGGGGCAACAGAGCTGACCTACGCCGCAGGCGCAGGCGACCAAGTCGTTGCCGTGGTGAGCTACAGTGATTACCCCCCAGAAGCCCAGGACGTCGCTTCGGTGGGGAGCCATACGCGCATTGATTTAGAAGCCCTTGTGGGGCTGGCGCCAGATTTAGTGATCGGCTGGGTGACTGGAAACCCCGCCGAACAGATGGAAACCTTAGAAGCGCTGGGTATGCCGGTGTTTTACATCGAGCCACGCACGGTTGAAAACGTTGCCGATACCATTGAGCGCTTAGCGCGGCTAGCGGGCACCGAAGCCGCCGGGCAGGTCGTTGCCGATGACTTCAGAGCAGGAATGGCCGAATTAACCGCTCGCTACGCTGGGCGCGAGCCAGTACGTACATTCTACCAAGTGTGGGATGAACCATTGATGAGCGTTAATGACGAGCACCTGATTGGCCAGGTAGTTCAGCTGTGCGGGGGTGACAACGTGTTTGGCGATCAGCGGCGATTAGTGCCACGGCTGGACGATGAGGCCGTGCTGGCTGCCAACCCGGAAGCCATCATTGCCGGGGGGATGGGCGAAGAGAACCGCCACTGGCTGACCCACTGGGAACAGTATTCCAACCTAACGGCCGTTGCGGAAGATAGCCTCTATTTTGTACCGCCTTCCCTTATTCAGCGGCCCACGCCGCGCTTGCTGGAAGGCGCGCAGATTCTGTGTGACAAACTCGAACAATCCCGACAAAAGCGCAGGGCCTCTTAA